A part of Streptomyces sp. NBC_00557 genomic DNA contains:
- a CDS encoding MFS transporter, which yields MTQTSPAAAPVQAAPPARRRRVHRAWSVAAVTFVTIIGAAAFRSLPGLLIDPLHQEFGWSRGTIGAAVSINLALYGLTAPFAAALMDRFGIRRVVAVALTVIAAGSGLTVWMTAAWQLWLCWGLLVGLGSGSMALAFAATVTNRWFTERRGLVSGILTAASASGQLIFLPVLSWLTEHHGWRPAAVTVALAALAVVPFVWILLRDHPADIGQRPYGAMEFVPKPAPVTGAARRTLKVLATSVRTGTFWLLAGTFAICGASTNGLVQTHFVPAEHDHGMPVTTAASLLAVIGVFDVAGTIASGWFTDRFEPRRLLAVYYALRGVSLVFLPMLLGPAVHPPMLFFIVFYGLDWVATVPPTLALCRENYGDDSAIVFGWVLASHQVGAALVAYLGGLARDVSGSYDLVWYASGTLCAAAALMALVIRRAPAPPALAVS from the coding sequence GTGACTCAGACAAGCCCAGCCGCAGCCCCCGTCCAGGCCGCCCCGCCCGCCCGGCGCCGCCGCGTGCACCGCGCCTGGTCCGTCGCCGCCGTCACCTTCGTCACCATCATCGGCGCGGCCGCCTTCCGCTCCCTGCCCGGCCTGCTCATCGACCCGCTGCACCAGGAGTTCGGCTGGTCGCGCGGCACGATCGGCGCGGCCGTCTCCATCAACCTCGCGCTGTACGGCCTCACCGCGCCCTTCGCCGCCGCCCTGATGGACCGCTTCGGCATCCGCCGGGTGGTCGCCGTCGCGCTGACCGTCATCGCGGCCGGTTCGGGTCTGACCGTGTGGATGACGGCCGCCTGGCAGCTGTGGCTGTGCTGGGGTCTGCTGGTCGGCCTCGGCTCCGGCTCGATGGCGCTCGCGTTCGCCGCGACGGTCACCAACCGCTGGTTCACCGAGCGGCGCGGCCTGGTCAGCGGCATCCTGACCGCCGCGTCCGCCTCCGGCCAGCTGATCTTCCTGCCGGTGCTGTCCTGGCTGACCGAGCACCACGGCTGGCGCCCGGCCGCCGTCACGGTGGCCCTGGCCGCGCTCGCCGTGGTCCCCTTCGTCTGGATCCTGCTCCGCGACCACCCCGCCGACATCGGGCAACGGCCGTACGGCGCGATGGAGTTCGTGCCCAAGCCGGCCCCGGTCACCGGCGCCGCCCGCCGCACCCTGAAGGTTCTCGCCACCTCCGTCCGCACGGGCACGTTCTGGCTGCTCGCCGGGACCTTCGCGATCTGCGGCGCCTCCACCAACGGCCTGGTCCAGACCCACTTCGTGCCCGCCGAGCACGACCACGGCATGCCGGTCACCACGGCGGCCTCGCTGCTGGCGGTCATCGGCGTGTTCGACGTGGCCGGCACGATCGCCTCCGGCTGGTTCACCGACCGCTTCGAACCCCGCCGCCTGCTCGCCGTGTACTACGCCCTGCGCGGCGTCTCCCTGGTCTTCCTCCCCATGCTGCTGGGTCCCGCCGTCCACCCTCCGATGCTCTTCTTCATCGTCTTCTACGGCCTCGACTGGGTCGCCACCGTCCCGCCGACCCTCGCCCTGTGCCGCGAGAACTACGGTGACGACAGCGCCATCGTCTTCGGCTGGGTCCTCGCCTCCCACCAGGTCGGCGCGGCCCTCGTCGCCTACCTCGGCGGCCTCGCCCGCGACGTGTCCGGCTCCTACGACCTGGTCTGGTACGCCTCCGGCACCCTCTGTGCGGCAGCGGCCCTGATGGCCCTGGTGATCCGCCGGGCGCCCGCGCCCCCGGCTTTGGCCGTGTCCTGA
- a CDS encoding GNAT family N-acetyltransferase, producing the protein MRPENWQLTHDLDEFLSRAGDFLCSRPALHTVPLTVTDALARRGLDFYGAEPPLFGVLDDGTVRAALLHTPPHPPHVTALTPPEADALAVRLAELDRPVSGVSGPRESAEAFAAAWQRRTGTAAAVRQRQRLYRLAGLTVPQPAPAGRARIAGTADRELLIRWKDAFDADTGHGVGTDPAAWADARIAEGGTTLWETPDGTPVSLAGVTPETAGQVRVAPVYTPAGLRGRGYAGAVTAEVSRAARAAGVREILLFTDLANPTSNGLYQRIGYRPVADFAVWGFSGRATDG; encoded by the coding sequence ATGCGCCCCGAGAACTGGCAACTCACCCACGACCTCGACGAGTTCCTCTCCCGCGCGGGTGACTTCCTGTGCTCACGGCCTGCCCTGCACACGGTGCCGCTGACGGTGACGGACGCGCTCGCGCGCCGCGGGCTGGACTTCTACGGCGCCGAGCCCCCGCTCTTCGGTGTCCTGGACGACGGCACGGTCCGCGCGGCCCTGCTCCACACGCCGCCCCACCCGCCGCACGTCACCGCGCTCACCCCGCCGGAGGCCGACGCCCTGGCAGTCCGGCTCGCGGAGCTGGACCGGCCGGTGTCCGGCGTGTCCGGCCCGCGGGAGTCGGCGGAGGCCTTCGCGGCCGCCTGGCAGCGCCGCACCGGTACGGCGGCCGCCGTCCGGCAGCGTCAACGGCTGTACCGGCTGGCCGGGTTGACCGTGCCGCAGCCGGCGCCCGCCGGTCGGGCGCGGATCGCCGGGACCGCGGACCGCGAGCTGCTGATCCGCTGGAAGGACGCCTTCGACGCGGACACCGGGCACGGCGTCGGCACGGACCCGGCCGCGTGGGCCGACGCGCGGATCGCCGAGGGCGGCACCACCCTCTGGGAGACCCCGGACGGCACCCCGGTCTCCCTGGCCGGAGTCACCCCCGAGACCGCGGGGCAGGTCCGCGTCGCCCCGGTCTACACCCCGGCCGGCCTGCGCGGACGCGGATACGCGGGCGCGGTCACGGCCGAGGTGAGCCGGGCCGCGCGGGCGGCGGGCGTGCGGGAGATCCTCCTCTTCACCGACCTCGCCAACCCGACGAGCAACGGGCTGTACCAGCGCATCGGCTACCGGCCGGTGGCGGACTTCGCGGTGTGGGGGTTCTCCGGGCGCGCGACGGACGGCTGA
- a CDS encoding pyridoxamine 5'-phosphate oxidase family protein has translation MALTREEREAFLAEAHVAALAVDAGPGRAPLTVPIWYWYEPGGEAWIMTGLESRKNRLIGEAGRFSLMVDRLEPTIRYVSVEGPVVRTAPATIEELRRMSARYLPAEKVDGYVDFAWKNHGEQVVIHMRPERWVSSDLGQV, from the coding sequence ATGGCGTTGACCCGCGAGGAGCGAGAGGCGTTCCTGGCCGAGGCCCATGTGGCCGCGCTGGCGGTGGACGCGGGGCCGGGGCGGGCGCCGCTGACGGTGCCGATCTGGTACTGGTACGAGCCGGGCGGCGAGGCGTGGATCATGACGGGACTGGAGTCCCGCAAGAACCGCCTGATCGGCGAGGCGGGCCGGTTCTCACTGATGGTCGACCGGCTGGAGCCGACCATCAGGTACGTGTCGGTGGAGGGGCCCGTGGTCAGGACGGCTCCGGCGACGATCGAGGAGCTGCGGCGGATGTCGGCGCGCTATCTGCCGGCCGAGAAGGTGGACGGCTATGTGGACTTCGCCTGGAAGAACCACGGCGAGCAGGTGGTGATCCACATGCGTCCGGAGCGGTGGGTGTCGTCGGATCTCGGCCAGGTGTGA
- a CDS encoding sigma-70 family RNA polymerase sigma factor codes for MAEKDVPPRWDRKMQQRLARGEAAALGELYDRFASLVHGLAHRVLADDKAADALTREVFAHLWEHPETYDPRKGPLRSWVAAVTRRLAVERLRASETAALPEGGGSLAELERKVRRASVAARADYIVHSMPAPLRAALDLAYFQRRDYRQTATDLGVTEDEARRRLRLGLQLLSTAHDAGTPPEHGGAL; via the coding sequence ATGGCCGAGAAGGACGTACCGCCCCGCTGGGACCGCAAGATGCAGCAGCGGCTGGCCCGAGGCGAGGCGGCCGCCCTGGGCGAGCTGTACGACCGCTTCGCCTCGCTGGTGCACGGCCTCGCCCACCGCGTCCTCGCCGACGACAAGGCCGCCGACGCCCTCACCCGCGAGGTCTTCGCCCACCTCTGGGAGCACCCCGAGACCTACGACCCCAGGAAGGGCCCCCTGCGCAGCTGGGTCGCCGCGGTGACCCGGCGGCTCGCCGTGGAGCGGCTGCGCGCCAGCGAGACCGCCGCGCTGCCGGAGGGCGGCGGCTCCCTGGCGGAACTGGAACGCAAGGTGCGCCGCGCCTCGGTCGCCGCCCGCGCCGACTACATCGTCCACTCCATGCCCGCCCCGCTGCGCGCCGCCCTCGACCTGGCCTACTTCCAGCGCCGCGACTACCGCCAGACCGCCACCGACCTCGGTGTCACCGAGGACGAGGCCCGCCGCCGGCTCCGCCTCGGCCTGCAACTCCTGTCCACCGCCCACGACGCAGGCACCCCGCCGGAACACGGGGGCGCGCTGTGA
- a CDS encoding flavin-containing monooxygenase produces the protein MADSRSASAQLSATPADRPVYVIGAGPGGLAAACALRARGIRAVVLEKADRVGNSWRGHYDRLRLHTTRRLSALPGLKIPRRFGRWVSRDDVVRYLEKYAEHHQLEIVTGVEVFRVDRAEDGAGWLLHASGGRELTGSAVVVATGYNHTPRIPDWPGLESYGGEFLHAGAYRNAAPYAGRDVLVVGVGNTGAEIAVDLVEGGAARVRLAVRTVPHIVRRSTLGWPAQYSGVLVRRLPVRFVDRLSRLQARAALPDLSAHGLPRPDTGLYSRVKEGAIPVQDVGLIDAVRGGRVEIVAAVDSFEDGKVVLADGSRIEPDAVIAATGYTRALEGLVGHLGVLDERGRPLAHGGRTPAGAPGLYFTGYTNPISGMLRELARDAGKIAKAVAKHLRTAR, from the coding sequence ATGGCCGACTCCCGTTCCGCTTCCGCGCAGCTCTCCGCCACCCCCGCAGACCGCCCGGTGTACGTCATCGGCGCCGGTCCGGGCGGCCTGGCCGCCGCCTGTGCACTGCGCGCACGGGGCATACGGGCGGTGGTGCTGGAGAAGGCCGACCGGGTGGGCAACTCCTGGCGCGGCCACTACGACCGGCTCCGTCTGCACACCACCCGGCGGCTGTCCGCCCTGCCCGGCCTGAAGATCCCCCGCAGGTTCGGGCGCTGGGTCTCCCGTGACGATGTCGTGCGCTACCTGGAGAAGTACGCCGAGCACCACCAGCTGGAGATCGTCACCGGCGTGGAGGTCTTCCGCGTCGACCGGGCCGAGGACGGCGCCGGCTGGCTGCTGCACGCCTCCGGCGGGCGCGAGCTGACGGGCAGCGCGGTGGTCGTCGCCACCGGCTACAACCACACCCCGCGCATCCCCGACTGGCCCGGACTGGAGAGTTACGGCGGCGAGTTCCTGCACGCGGGCGCCTACCGCAACGCCGCGCCCTACGCGGGCCGGGACGTCCTGGTCGTCGGCGTCGGCAACACCGGCGCCGAGATCGCCGTGGACCTGGTGGAGGGCGGCGCCGCGCGGGTGCGGCTGGCCGTGCGGACCGTGCCGCACATCGTGCGCCGTTCGACGCTGGGCTGGCCCGCGCAGTACTCGGGCGTGCTGGTACGGCGGCTGCCGGTGCGGTTCGTGGACCGGCTGTCCCGGCTCCAGGCCAGGGCCGCCCTGCCCGACCTGTCCGCCCACGGCCTGCCCCGCCCGGACACCGGGCTGTACAGCAGGGTCAAGGAGGGCGCCATCCCGGTGCAGGACGTCGGCCTGATCGACGCCGTGCGCGGCGGCAGGGTGGAGATCGTGGCCGCCGTCGACTCCTTCGAGGACGGCAAGGTGGTCCTGGCCGACGGCAGCCGGATCGAACCGGACGCGGTGATCGCGGCGACCGGATACACCCGGGCACTGGAGGGCCTGGTCGGGCATCTCGGCGTACTGGACGAGCGCGGCAGGCCGCTCGCCCACGGCGGCCGCACGCCCGCCGGGGCGCCCGGGCTCTACTTCACCGGCTACACCAACCCCATCAGCGGCATGCTCCGCGAACTGGCGCGAGACGCCGGGAAGATCGCGAAGGCGGTGGCGAAGCACCTGCGCACGGCCCGGTGA
- a CDS encoding VOC family protein, protein MAENRASGNEEAEEAAEVYAEGVPCWVDAQLADVEAGKRFYGELFGWTFQDAYGSSVWALLEGDRVASLAPKIDGRMPTVWTVSFATPDAEALGRRITAAGGQVVMAPFPVGDLGVAALATDPGGAVFALWQPGRHRGFERRHEPGTFVWAELYTRDIAAANAFYGGLFHDALFGEGAEPDFGRADVTEVFPAEYPPHFLTHFRAADLEDALGAVQRLGGRVQAPPFETSYGRVAVVTDNQGASFALLQR, encoded by the coding sequence ATGGCCGAAAACAGGGCGTCCGGGAACGAAGAGGCCGAGGAGGCCGCCGAGGTGTACGCGGAGGGTGTGCCCTGCTGGGTGGACGCCCAGCTCGCCGACGTCGAGGCGGGCAAGCGGTTCTACGGTGAGCTCTTCGGGTGGACCTTCCAGGACGCGTACGGCTCCTCGGTGTGGGCCCTGCTGGAGGGGGACCGGGTCGCCTCCCTCGCGCCCAAGATCGACGGCCGGATGCCCACCGTCTGGACGGTGTCGTTCGCCACCCCGGACGCCGAGGCCCTCGGCCGGCGGATCACCGCGGCCGGCGGGCAGGTGGTCATGGCCCCGTTCCCGGTCGGCGACCTCGGCGTCGCCGCCCTCGCCACCGACCCCGGCGGCGCGGTGTTCGCGCTGTGGCAGCCGGGCCGGCACCGGGGCTTCGAGCGCCGGCACGAACCGGGCACCTTCGTCTGGGCCGAGCTGTACACCCGGGACATCGCCGCCGCCAACGCCTTCTACGGCGGCCTCTTCCACGACGCCCTCTTCGGCGAGGGCGCCGAGCCCGACTTCGGCCGCGCCGACGTCACCGAGGTCTTCCCGGCCGAGTATCCGCCGCACTTCCTCACCCACTTCCGCGCCGCGGACCTGGAGGACGCGCTCGGGGCCGTCCAGCGGCTCGGCGGCCGGGTGCAGGCGCCACCCTTTGAGACGTCGTACGGACGAGTGGCCGTCGTCACCGACAATCAGGGGGCGTCGTTCGCACTGCTGCAGCGCTGA
- a CDS encoding TetR family transcriptional regulator, whose amino-acid sequence MRTVDGRVAGRRGQATRQKLLDCLSEMLSSSPYRDVKVIDVARKAGTSPATFYQYFPDVEGAVLEIAEQMAAEGAGLSELLEGRSWAGKSGWQTAQELVDGFLEFWRKNDAILRVVDLGAAEGDKRFYKIRMKILNSVNGPLSDSIAELQSKGRVDKDVNPAAVAGSLVAMLAAVAAHQKGFSSWGVKPAELKPNLALLVHLGVTGRKPSK is encoded by the coding sequence GTGCGTACCGTCGACGGCCGCGTGGCCGGCCGGCGTGGGCAGGCGACCCGGCAGAAGCTGCTCGACTGCCTCAGCGAGATGCTCAGCTCCTCCCCCTACCGGGACGTCAAGGTCATCGATGTCGCCCGGAAGGCGGGAACTTCGCCCGCGACCTTCTACCAGTACTTTCCCGACGTCGAAGGCGCCGTCCTGGAGATCGCCGAGCAAATGGCGGCCGAGGGCGCCGGATTGTCCGAGCTGCTCGAGGGACGGTCCTGGGCCGGGAAGTCGGGGTGGCAGACCGCGCAGGAACTCGTGGACGGGTTCCTGGAGTTCTGGCGGAAGAACGACGCCATCCTGCGGGTGGTCGACCTCGGCGCGGCCGAAGGGGATAAACGGTTCTACAAGATCCGCATGAAGATCCTCAATTCGGTGAACGGCCCCCTGTCCGACTCGATCGCCGAGCTGCAGTCCAAGGGCAGGGTCGACAAGGACGTGAACCCGGCCGCGGTGGCCGGCTCCCTGGTCGCCATGCTCGCGGCGGTGGCGGCGCACCAGAAGGGCTTCTCGTCCTGGGGTGTGAAGCCGGCCGAACTCAAGCCGAACCTCGCGCTGTTGGTCCACCTGGGGGTGACCGGAAGGAAGCCGAGCAAGTAG
- a CDS encoding GlxA family transcriptional regulator, producing MTAAADGFRPHRVAVLALDGLLPFELGIPHRIFGRPKDEQGRHLYEVVTCSVRPPGPVETDADFAVHVPNGPEALAGADTVIVPASYELGPVFEEGRLTDELAAALARIRPGTRLASICTGGYVLAAAGYLDGRPATTHWADADRFQRLFPRVKVDADVLFVDDGDVLTSAGVAAGIDLCLHMVRRDFGTAVANDVARRTVVPPHRDGGQAQYIERPVPDPQLSTTTAARAWALGRLHEPIQLRDMAEQEAMSVRTFTRRFREEVGISPGQWLTQQRVERARHLLETTDLSIEQVAHAAGFGTAQSMRQHLQQALGVTPTAYRRTFRTGARA from the coding sequence ATGACCGCTGCCGCCGACGGCTTCCGTCCGCACCGGGTCGCCGTCCTCGCCCTCGACGGCCTGCTCCCCTTCGAACTGGGCATCCCGCACCGCATCTTCGGCCGCCCCAAGGACGAGCAGGGGCGGCACCTGTACGAGGTCGTGACCTGCTCGGTGCGGCCGCCCGGCCCGGTGGAGACCGACGCCGACTTCGCCGTGCACGTCCCCAACGGCCCCGAGGCCCTGGCCGGCGCCGACACGGTGATCGTCCCGGCGTCGTACGAACTCGGCCCGGTCTTCGAGGAGGGCCGGCTCACCGACGAGCTGGCCGCCGCCCTCGCCCGCATCCGCCCCGGCACCCGGCTCGCCTCCATCTGCACCGGCGGGTACGTCCTCGCCGCCGCCGGATACCTCGACGGCCGCCCGGCGACCACGCACTGGGCCGACGCCGACCGCTTCCAGCGGCTCTTCCCGCGGGTCAAGGTGGACGCGGACGTGCTGTTCGTCGACGACGGCGACGTGCTCACCTCGGCCGGGGTGGCCGCGGGGATCGACCTGTGCCTGCACATGGTGCGCCGCGACTTCGGCACCGCGGTCGCCAACGACGTCGCCCGGCGCACGGTCGTACCGCCGCACCGCGACGGCGGACAGGCCCAGTACATCGAACGGCCGGTGCCCGACCCGCAGTTGTCGACCACCACCGCCGCCCGCGCCTGGGCGCTGGGCCGCCTGCACGAGCCGATCCAACTGCGGGACATGGCCGAGCAGGAGGCCATGTCGGTGCGCACCTTCACCCGCCGGTTCCGCGAGGAGGTCGGAATCAGCCCCGGCCAGTGGCTCACCCAGCAGCGCGTCGAACGCGCCCGCCATCTGCTGGAGACCACCGACCTGTCCATCGAGCAGGTGGCCCACGCGGCGGGCTTCGGCACGGCCCAGTCGATGCGCCAGCATCTGCAGCAGGCGCTCGGGGTGACGCCGACCGCTTACCGCCGGACGTTCCGGACGGGCGCCCGGGCCTGA
- a CDS encoding STAS domain-containing protein: MAFKVTGVERGEWAVLRVTGELDLMTSPVLRQHVHDVVADGHHSLVVDLSDVFFCDSSGVGVLVAARRLIRSCQGRLRLILPDRGAEDGSHVNRVLGALGVRRLFDVRPDLESATTDEAGPLSA, translated from the coding sequence GTGGCATTCAAGGTGACCGGCGTCGAACGCGGCGAGTGGGCCGTGCTCCGGGTGACCGGGGAACTGGACCTGATGACCTCGCCGGTACTGCGGCAACATGTGCACGACGTCGTGGCCGACGGCCACCACAGCCTCGTCGTGGACCTCTCCGACGTGTTCTTCTGCGACTCCAGCGGCGTCGGCGTCCTCGTCGCGGCCCGCCGGCTGATCCGCTCCTGCCAGGGCCGGCTCCGGCTCATCCTGCCCGACCGGGGCGCCGAGGACGGCTCGCACGTCAACCGGGTCCTCGGAGCGCTCGGCGTCCGCCGCCTCTTCGACGTCCGCCCCGACCTCGAGTCCGCGACGACCGACGAGGCGGGTCCGCTGTCGGCCTGA
- a CDS encoding Lrp/AsnC family transcriptional regulator, whose protein sequence is MDDVDRKILAELQQDGRLTVTELAARVRLSVSPCHRRLRELERSGAIAGYRAVVDPAALGLNFEALVFVSMRQEDRDTVAEFERAVGELEHVLDAQRLFGEPDYLLRVATADLAAFQRLYDERLATLPGVQRLTSTLVMKHVVRDRPLPA, encoded by the coding sequence ATGGACGACGTGGACCGGAAAATCCTTGCCGAGCTGCAGCAGGACGGGCGGCTGACCGTGACCGAGCTGGCGGCACGGGTGCGCCTGAGCGTCTCGCCCTGCCACCGCCGGCTGCGCGAGCTGGAGCGGTCCGGCGCCATCGCGGGATACCGGGCGGTGGTGGACCCGGCGGCGCTCGGGCTGAACTTCGAGGCGCTGGTCTTCGTGTCGATGCGGCAGGAGGACCGGGACACGGTCGCCGAGTTCGAGCGGGCGGTCGGCGAGCTGGAGCACGTCCTCGACGCCCAGCGGCTGTTCGGCGAGCCCGACTACCTGCTCCGGGTCGCCACCGCCGACCTCGCGGCCTTCCAGCGGCTGTACGACGAGCGGCTGGCCACCCTGCCGGGTGTGCAGCGGCTGACCTCGACGCTGGTGATGAAACACGTGGTGCGGGACCGGCCGCTGCCCGCATAA
- a CDS encoding LysE family translocator, whose amino-acid sequence MDSGLLFSFLAVDLLLVCVPGADWAYVITTALRRGPVPRAVAGLVCGYALHTALAAAGLAVLVAGSPKLLTALTVAGAGYLLWLGWGVLRRPAVPGAAEDTADAKGLFLRGATISGLNPKGLLLYLSVLPQFLTLRGAHLPVPVQTAALGLLHMGCCAVVYVVVGAVSRALLSARPAAARAVARTSGAAMVGIGAVLLAERLTTV is encoded by the coding sequence ATGGACTCGGGACTGCTCTTCTCCTTCCTCGCCGTGGACCTGCTGCTGGTGTGCGTACCGGGCGCCGACTGGGCGTACGTCATCACGACCGCCCTGCGCCGTGGCCCGGTACCGCGCGCGGTGGCCGGCCTGGTCTGCGGGTACGCCCTGCACACGGCGCTGGCGGCGGCCGGCCTCGCGGTCCTGGTGGCGGGCTCCCCGAAACTGCTGACGGCCCTGACGGTGGCGGGCGCCGGGTACCTGCTGTGGCTGGGCTGGGGCGTGCTGCGCCGCCCGGCCGTGCCGGGCGCGGCGGAGGACACCGCGGACGCCAAGGGGCTCTTCCTGCGCGGGGCCACGATCAGCGGGCTGAACCCCAAGGGGCTGCTGCTCTACCTCTCCGTGCTCCCCCAGTTCCTCACCCTGCGCGGCGCCCACCTGCCGGTCCCGGTCCAGACGGCGGCGCTCGGGCTGCTCCACATGGGGTGCTGTGCGGTGGTGTACGTCGTGGTCGGCGCGGTGTCGCGTGCGCTGCTGTCGGCGAGGCCGGCCGCGGCCCGGGCGGTCGCGCGGACGTCGGGGGCGGCGATGGTGGGGATCGGCGCGGTGCTGCTGGCGGAGCGGCTCACCACGGTGTAG
- a CDS encoding ATP-binding protein, with translation MQVLQVQLEIRPDPTEVGRARRWARSRLAGLGIAADEPLAETLILLVSELVTNAVVHTGHAAVLRLSLPGATAVPPAEAAVPPAAPAAGTVRVEVADGSSRAPVPRCAGSDATGGRGLALVDCLADRWGWSPEGAGKSIWCELDRCARPGQSAAVEYGSGLSAYEGFAFEAV, from the coding sequence GTGCAGGTGCTTCAAGTGCAGCTGGAGATCCGGCCCGACCCCACGGAGGTGGGACGGGCGAGGAGGTGGGCCCGCTCGCGGCTCGCCGGACTCGGCATAGCGGCCGACGAGCCGCTCGCCGAGACCCTGATCCTGCTCGTCTCCGAACTGGTGACCAACGCCGTGGTGCACACCGGCCACGCGGCCGTGCTCCGGCTCTCCCTGCCGGGCGCGACGGCCGTGCCGCCGGCCGAGGCCGCCGTGCCGCCGGCGGCGCCCGCGGCGGGCACCGTGCGCGTGGAGGTGGCCGACGGCAGCTCCCGCGCCCCCGTGCCGCGGTGCGCCGGCAGTGACGCGACCGGCGGCCGGGGCCTGGCCCTCGTGGACTGCCTGGCCGATCGCTGGGGCTGGAGCCCGGAGGGTGCCGGCAAGAGCATCTGGTGCGAACTGGACCGCTGCGCGCGGCCCGGACAGAGCGCAGCGGTGGAGTACGGGAGCGGGCTGTCCGCATACGAGGGCTTCGCCTTCGAGGCGGTGTAG
- a CDS encoding pyridoxine/pyridoxamine 5'-phosphate oxidase, translated as MGTDLPALLRSLRVWDPGTTELRPFDPDTAPPTPLALFTHWFADAVAAGQPEPHTMSLATVDREGTPDVRIVMLHGADADGWSFATHVSSRKGRALSAHPYAALAFYWPVLGRQVRLRGPVTAAPAEESQADLHARSTGALAAALTGRQSEELASLDELRRASDAAWERARAHPDEPSPTWTLYRLRPKTVEFFQGDADRRHVRLEYRSTEFGWSRALLWP; from the coding sequence ATGGGCACTGATCTCCCCGCACTGCTGAGGTCGCTGCGGGTATGGGACCCGGGGACGACCGAGCTGCGCCCCTTCGACCCGGACACCGCCCCGCCGACGCCGCTGGCGCTGTTCACGCACTGGTTCGCGGACGCGGTGGCGGCCGGGCAGCCGGAGCCGCACACGATGTCGCTGGCCACGGTGGACCGGGAGGGGACGCCGGACGTACGGATCGTGATGCTGCACGGCGCCGACGCGGACGGCTGGTCCTTCGCCACGCACGTCTCCAGCCGCAAGGGCCGGGCCCTGAGCGCCCACCCGTACGCGGCCCTGGCCTTCTACTGGCCGGTGCTGGGCCGCCAGGTGCGGCTGCGGGGACCGGTGACGGCGGCGCCGGCAGAGGAGAGCCAGGCCGATCTGCACGCCCGCTCGACGGGCGCGCTGGCCGCGGCGCTCACCGGCCGGCAGAGCGAGGAGCTGGCCTCGCTCGACGAGCTGCGGCGGGCGTCCGACGCGGCCTGGGAACGGGCCCGCGCCCACCCCGACGAACCGTCCCCCACCTGGACGCTGTACCGGCTGCGCCCGAAGACGGTGGAGTTCTTCCAGGGGGACGCGGACAGGCGGCACGTACGGCTGGAGTACCGGAGCACGGAGTTCGGTTGGAGCAGGGCGCTGCTGTGGCCGTGA
- a CDS encoding EF-hand domain-containing protein: MVSTEYERRIAARFATFDQDGNGWIDREDFNAAAKALLAEFSVTARSDKGQALYAGAEAFWQGMAGIADRDGDQRITREEFVTGAVKRLRDSPERFAEIARPFLHAALAVADTDADGRVTVADTARVLRCLHVPAGLAGTVAAALDADGDGAITEPDIIPAFSRYFTVAE, encoded by the coding sequence ATGGTCAGCACCGAGTACGAGCGCAGGATCGCCGCCCGGTTCGCCACGTTCGACCAGGACGGCAACGGCTGGATCGACCGCGAGGACTTCAACGCGGCGGCCAAGGCGCTCCTCGCCGAGTTCTCCGTCACCGCGCGCTCCGACAAGGGGCAGGCGCTGTACGCGGGAGCGGAGGCGTTCTGGCAGGGCATGGCCGGGATCGCGGACCGGGACGGCGACCAGCGCATCACCCGCGAGGAGTTCGTCACCGGCGCGGTCAAGCGGCTGCGCGACAGCCCCGAGCGCTTCGCCGAGATCGCCCGCCCGTTCCTGCACGCGGCCCTCGCCGTGGCGGACACGGACGCCGACGGCCGCGTCACGGTCGCCGACACCGCCCGCGTCCTGCGCTGCCTGCACGTCCCCGCCGGCCTCGCCGGCACCGTGGCCGCGGCCCTCGACGCCGACGGCGACGGCGCCATCACCGAGCCGGACATCATCCCGGCGTTCTCGCGCTACTTCACGGTCGCGGAATAG